The following is a genomic window from Sciurus carolinensis chromosome 3, mSciCar1.2, whole genome shotgun sequence.
ACCAGAGCGATTTGAATTTCCATATCCTAGCACTCATCCACATGGTGTGGTGCCTCTCGGTGGGAGTCAGCTTGGTGAGCTGCCACCCGAAATGTACTATCAGGTCTTGGCACCACTTGGCATGGATCAGCGTGGTGTGGTGCCACCTTTAGTACCTGGCAGGGATCAAGAAAGATTGGGACAACCAGGTACAGACCAACTTGGTATGGTTCCGCTCAGAACCTATCCATATGGCACAATACTTCCTGGCACAGATGAACGTAGTGTGGAACAGCCTGGCACACATGAGCGTGATATGGGACTCCTTGGCATGGATCAGCAACAACGGGCACTGCCTGGCGTGGACCAACAGGGATTGCTTCTACCTCTTACAGATGAGCGTGCTTTGGTATCACCTGGTCTGATGCAGGTTGTTGGAGATCAACAAGGTCTGGGACAGCCCACTTTGGAAGCACCTGGCTTCATACAACCTGGCGCAGAGCAGCGTGATTCTGTCCAGCCTGGCAGAGATCGGCCTGGCTTTGTGCAGCCTGGTGCAGATCCGAGTATTTTGGTACCACCTGGGACAGACCGACAAGGTTTGGTGCAACCTGGCATAAGTCCGCGTACTTTGGTCCACCCTGGTCCACACAGGCCTAGTTTGGTACCTCCTGGCACAACTCAGCCTGGCTTTGTCCAACCTGGTGCATATCCACACGATCTGGTGCCACCTGGTGCAGATCAGCATGGTTTGGTGCAACGTGACACAGATCAGCAGGGGTTGGTCCATCCTGGAATGGATCAGTATGGTCTGGCACAACTTGGGGCACTGCCTAGTGATCTTTGGGTGCAGCCTGGTGCACCTCTACCTGGGTTGGTGCAACCTGGTATGGCACAACGTGGCTTAGTCCAACCTGGTATAGGTCAGCGTGGTTTGGTACAGCCTGGTGCAGATCAGTATGGTCTGGCCCAGCCTGGCATAGATCAGCAAGGTTTGGTGCAGCCTGGAGTGGATCAGTATGGTTTGACATCAGCTGGTGCAGTTCAGCATGATTTGGTGCAACCTGGTATGAGTCAGAGTGGTGTGCTGCCACCAGGCGTGGGTCAGCGTGGCGTGGTGCCACCCGGTGTTGGCCAGCGTGGCGTGGTGCCACCCGGTGTTGGCCAGCGTGGCGTGGTGCCACCCGGCACGGGTCAGCGTGGCGTGGTGCCACCCGGCACGGGTCAGCGTGGCGTGGTGCCACCCGGCGCGGGCCAGCGTGGCGTGGTGCCATCTGGCGTGGGACAGCCTGGTTTGGTGCCACCCGGCGTGGGCCAGCCTGGTTTGGTGCCACCCGGTGTGAGTGAGTCTGGCTTGGAGCCACTCGGCATGGATCAGCCTGCCTTGGTGGCATCTGGCATGGATCAGCATGGCATGGTGCCACTGGGTGTGTCTCAGCGTGGCACAGTGCCACCCGGTGTGTACCAACGTGGCATGGTGCCTCCTAGCTTGTATCAGCGTGGCACAGTGCCATCTGCAGTGGATCAGCATGACATGGCGCCACCTAGCATGGATCAGCGTGTCATGATGATACCTGGCATGGAACAAGGTGGCATGGTCCCATCTGGCATGGATCAACATGCTGTAGTGTCACCTGGTATGGATCAGCGTGGCTTGGTGCCCCCTGGCATGGATCGGCGTGGCTTGGTGCCCACTGGAGTGGATAGGCGTGGCATGGTGCCACCCGGAGTGGATCAGCGTGGTGTGGTGCCACCGGGAGTGGATCAGCGTGGCTTGGTGTCACCCGGAGTGGATCAGCGTGGTGTGGTGCCACCCGGCGTAGATCAGCGTGGCGTGGTGCCACCCGGAGTGGATCAGCGTGGCTTGGTGCCACCCGGCAAGGATCAGCGTGGCGTGGTGCCACCCGGCGTGGATCAGCGTGGCTTGGTGCAACCCGGCGTGGATCAGCGTGGTGTGATGCCACCCGGCGTGGATCAGCGTGGCGTGGTGCCACCTGGAGTGGATCAGCGTGGCGTGGTGCCACCCGGAGTGGATCAGCGTGGCTTGGTGCCACCCGGCGTGGATCAGCGTGGCGTGGTGCCACCCGGTGTGGATCAGCGTGGCTTGGTGCCACCCGGTGTGGATCAGCGTGGCGTGGTTCCACCCGGAGTGGATCAGCGTGGCGTGGTGCCGCCCGGAGTGGATCAGCGTGGCGTGGTCCCGCCTGGAGTGGATCAGCGTGGTGTAGTGCCACCCGGTGTGGATCAGCGTGGCGTGGTGCCACCGGGAGTGGATCAGCGTGGCTTGGTGCTGCCCGGTGTAGATCAGCGTGGCGTGGTGCCACCGGGAGTGGATCAGCGTGGCTTGGTGCTGCCCGGTGTAGATCAGCGTGGCGTGGTGCCGCCAGGTGTAGATCAGCGTGGCGTGGTGCCACCAGGAGTGGATCAGCGTGGCTCGGTGCCACCCGGTGTAGGTCAGCGTGGCTCGGTGCCACCCAGTGTAGATCAGCGTGGCGTGGTGCCACCCGGTGTAGATCAACGTGGCGTGGTGCCACCGGGAGTGGATCAGCGTGGCTTGGTGCTGCCCGGTGTAGATCAGCGTGGCGTGGTGCCGCCAGGTGTAGATCAGCGTGGCGTGGTGCCACCAGGAGTGGATCAGCGTGGCTCGGTGCCACCCGGTGTAGGTCAGCGTGGCTCGGTGCCACCCAGTGTAGATCAGCGTGGCGTGGTGCCACCCGGTGTAGATCAACGTGGCGTGGTGCCACCGGGAGTGGATCAGCGTGACTTGGTGCCACCCGGAGTGGATCAGCGTGGTGTGGTGCCACCCGGTGTAGATCAGCGTGGCGTGGTGCCACCCGGTGTGGATCAGCGTGGCGTGGTGCCACCCGGAATGGATCAGCGTGGTGTGGTGCCACCCGGCGTAGATCAGCGTAGCGTGGTGCCACCCGGGGTAGATCAGAGTGGCGTGGTGCCACCCGGAGAGGATCAACGTGGCTTGGTGCCAACCGGTGCGGATCAGCGTGGCATGGTGCCACCGGGAGTGGATCAGCGTGGCTTGGTGCCACCCGGAGTGGATCAGCGTGGCTTGGTGCCACCCGGCGTGGATCAGCGTGGCTTGGTGCCACCCAGTGTAGATCAGCGTGGCGTGGTGCCACCGGGAGTGGATCAGCGTGGCTTGGTGCCACCGGGAGTGGATCAGCGTGGCTTGGTGCCACCCGGAGTGGATCAGCGTGGCTTGGTGCCACCCGGCGTTGATCAGCGTGGCTTGGTGCCACCCGGCGTTGATCAGCGTGGTGTGGTGCCACCCGGCGTGGATCAGCGTGGCTTGGTGCCACCCAGTGTAGATCAGCGTGGCGTGGTGCCACCGGGAGTGGATCAGCGTGGCTTGGTGCCACCGGGAGTGGATCAGCGTGGCTTGGTGCCACCCGGAGTGGATCAGCGAGGCGTGGTGCCACCCGGTGTAGATCAGCGTGGCTTGGTGACACCTGATGTAGATCAGCGTGGTGCGGTGCCACCCGGAGTGGATCAGCGTGGCTTGGTGCCACCCGGTGTGGATCAGCGTGGCTTGGTGCCACCCGGCGTTGATCAGCGTGGCTTGGTGCCACCCGGCGTTGATCAGCGTGGTGTGGTGCCACCCGGAGTGGATCAGCGTGGCTTGGTGCCACCCGGAGTTGATCAGCGTGGCGTGGTGCCACCCGGAGTAGATCAGCGTGGCATGGTGCCACCCGGTGTAGATCAGCGTGGCGTGGTGCCACCCGGAGTGGATCAGCGTGGCTTGGTGCCACCCGGAGTGGATCAGCGTGGTTTGGTGCCACCGGGCGTTGATCAGCGTGGCGTGGTGCCACCCGGAGTTGATCAGCGTGGCTTGGTGCCACCCGGAGTGGATCAGCGTGGTTTGGTGCCACCGGGCGTTGATCAGCGTGGCGTGGTGCCACCCGGAGTGGATCAGCGTGGCTTGGTGCCGCCCGGAGTGGATCAGCGTGGCTTGGTGCCACCTGGCGTGGATCAGCGTGACTTGGTGCCGCCCGGTGTGGATCAGCGTGGCTTGGTGCCACCCGGCGTGGATCAGCGTGGTTTGGTGCCACCCGGCGTTGATCAGCGTGGCTTGGTGCCACCCGGTGTAGATCAACGTGGCGTGGTGCCACCCGGAGTGGATCAGCGTGGCGTGGTGCCACCCGGAGTGGATCAGCGTGGCTTGGTGCCACCTGGTGTGGATCAGCGTGGCGTGGTTCCACCCGGAGTTGATCAGCGTGGCGTGGTGCCACCCGGAGTAGATCAGCGTGGCGTGGTGCCACCCCGTGTGGATCAGCGTGGCATGGTGCCACCCGGTGTGGATCAGCGTGGCGTGGTTCCACCCAGTGTGGATCAGCGTGGCGTGGTGCCACCCGGTGTAGATCAGCGTGGCGTGGTTCCACCCGGAGTGGATCAGCGTGGCTTGGTGCCACCCGGAGTGGATCAGCGTGGCGTGGTGCCCCCCGGCATTGATCAGCATGGCTTGGTGCCACCCAGAGTGGATCAGCGTGGCTTGGTGACTCCCGGTGTAGATCAGCGTGGCGTGGTTCCACCCGGTGTGGATCAGCGTGGCGTGGTTCCACCCGGTGTGGATCAGCGTGGCATGGTGCCACCAGGTGTAGATCAGCGTGGCGTGGTGCCACCCGGAGTGGATCAGCGTGGCTTGGTGCCACCCGGAGTGGATCAGCGTGGCGTGGTGCCACCCGGAGTGGATCAGCGTGGCGTGGTGCCACCCGGTGTGGATCAGCGTGGCGTGGTGCCATCCGGCGTGGATCAGCGTGGCGTGGTGCCACCGGGAGTGGAGCAGCGTGGCTTGGTGCCACCCGGCGTTGATCAGCGTGGCTTGGTGCCACCCGGTGTGGATCAGCGTGGTGTGGTGCCACCGGGAGTGGATCAGCATGGCTTGGTGCCACCCGGTGCGGATCAGCGTGGCTTGGTGACACCTGGTGTAGATCAGCGTGGCTTGGTGCCACCCGGAGTGGATCAGCGTGGCGTGGTGCCACCCGGAGTGGATCAGCGTGGCTTGGTGCCACCCGGTGTGGATCAGCGTGGCTTGGTGCCGCCTGGCGTGGATCAGCGTGGTGTAGTGCCACCTGGCGTGGATCAGCTTGGCTTGCTGCCCCTTGCAGTGGATCAGCGTGGCATCATGCCACCTGGCGTGGATCAGCTTGCTTTGGTGCCACCTGGCGTGGATCAGCGTGGTTTGATGCCACCTGGTGTGGATCAGCTTGGCTTGGTGCCACCTGGCGTCGATCAGCGTGGTTTGATGCCACCTGGCGTGGATCAGCGTGGTTTGGTGCCACCTGGCATGGATCAGCGTGATTTGGTGCCACGTGGCGTGGATCAGCGTGGCGTGGTGCCACCTGATGTGGATCAGCTTGGCTTGGTGCCACCTGGCATGGATCAGCATGGTGTTGTGCCACCTGACGTGGATCTGCGTGGTCCGGTGCCACCTGGCGTGGATCAGCGTGGCTTGGTGCCACCTGGCATGGATCAACGTGGTCCGGTGCCACCTGGCGTGGAGCAGCGTGGTCTGTTGCCACCTGGCATGGATCAGCATGGTCTGGTGCCACCTGGCGTGGATCAGCGTGGTCTGGTGCCACCTGGCATGGATCAGCGTGGCCTGGTGACACCTGGTGTGGATCAGCGTGGTCTGGTGCCACCTGGTGTTGATCAGCGTGGCTTGGTGCCATCTGGCGTGGATCAGCGTGGCTTGGTGCCACCCGGTGTGGATCAGCGTGGCTTGGTGCCACCCGGTGTGGATCAGCGTGGCTTGTTGCCATCTGGTGTGGATCAGCGTGGCTTGGTGCCACCTGGTGTGGATCAGCGTGGCTTGGTGCCATCTGGCATGGATCAGCATGCTGTAGTAGCACCCAGCATGGATCAAGGTGCTTTAGTGTTACCTGGTGTGGATCAGCGTGGGTTTGTTCCCTCTGGTGTGGATCAGGGTGCTGTGGTGCCACCTGGCATGGATCAGAGTGCTGTAGCACCCCCTGGTGTGGGTCAGCGTGGCTTGGCGCCATCTGGCATGCGTCAGCGTGGCTTGGCACCACCTGGTATGGTTCAGCATGGTTTCATGCAACCTGGGATGGGTCAGCGTGGCTTTGTGCCATATGGTGTGGATCAGCGTGGCTTTGCCCAGCTTGGTGCAGGTCAGTTTGGTACAGGGCAGCCTGGAACGGGTCAGCGTGTTTCGTTACAGCCGAGTACAGAGCCACGTGGCTTGGTTCAGCCTGGCGTATACATGTCTGGCTTAGCTCAACCTAGAGAACATCCTCCTGGTTTGGTCCAACCTGATGCTTATCCCCCTGGATTTTTCCAACCTGGTGTCTATCCTGGTGGTTTGGCTCAGCCTGCTGCATATCCACGTGGTGTGGGACCTCCTGGCCGAGAGCCACGAGGCCAGGTGTCATCACTGTTACCCAGTCGAGGTTTGGCATCACCAGGAACCTATCAGCGAGGCTTGACACACCCTGGCTCAGACCAGCGGGGCCGAGCCCCAGATCAACAGCTCTCAGTATCATCTGGACCTGATCTGCAAGGCCAGGTGTACCCAAGGGCAGCTCAACAAGGTAGAGCATACTCTGTCTCTGGCCCAGGTTATCCTGGCATTGGTCCACATGATCAGGAATATTTGGATCCAAACAGAACAAGTGACTCACAGCAACCTGGGCATCCTGCCCAGATGGCCCCTGTCCAAGAGGTTCCCTCTTTCGCGAGTCAAGAAGACTCGGAAAGGAGTGAGGCCCATAGTGAGAGGCGTGAGTCACTGGAGAAACTGGCCCCCAACTTCCCCATGGCCGTGGAAACATTTCGTCTGATGGGTGAGATCATCAGCCTCTATGTGGAGCTAAAGGAGAGAATGAAGGATCTGGATGAGGAGAAAGCTGGCCACACTGACTTGGAGAAGATACAGTACCTGCTGGCGCTGATGGGTGGGTACCCCGGGGTACAGTGCCTGCCGGCGCTGACGGGTGGGTTCCCCGGGGTACAGAGCCTGCCGGCGCTGACGGGTGGGTACCCCGGGGTACAGTGCCTGCCGGCGCTGACGGGTGGGTACCCCGGGGTACAGAGCCTGCCGGCGCTGACGGGTGGGTACCCCGGGGTACAGAGCCTGCCGGCGCTGACGGGTGGGTACCccgtggagggctggggagaggtCACTGTTTTCACTCTAAGTCAGCGgcatccttcccttcccctggccACAACTCCAGGTATCGTGTGTCCCCTCTGAGACTTTCTGGGCCCCACAGGCCTTCAGGGTCCAAATGAATAGGTGGGGCAAAGGCTGGAGCTAGGCCAGCAGTTCTGACGGGCCTCAGGGGAGGAATGCAGCCCCTCTGCCAGGAGCGGAGCCgcggtagagagcttgcctcgctTGTGTCTAGGTTCCAGGGATGAGTAAAATCCCAGCGGTGGGTCAGAGGGCGCCTGGGGTCAGAGGGCTCCTGGCCCTTTAGGCTACTAAGCGGGTTTTCTATGGGAGAAAGAAaatcctcttccctccttcctcatcccctcCCCACACTCACCAGGGAAGGCAGTGTTCTCTGGGGTTCTTCATTTTGTTTGGGGTTGGAAATGCAGAGTGGGAATCCACTGGGAATCTAACCCCTCTAACAATAAGGCCTCCGTTTTCCTAGTCCAAAAGACCATACCCCCTGACCTGCAGGAACAGCTGAAGAGTCTAAAGGCCTTGGCCAAAGAAGTTCGTCAGGAAAGAGCCCAAGTATGTAAGGGAAGGTGAACCTCCTTTGCCTCCTGGGGGGTCAGAGCACTTGTGCTTTGTGCTTGATGGTGACACAGTCCTTTCTCAGATCTGTTGTCTGACTGAACCTTTGCCATCCATCAGATAGGAAGTGCACCCCAAGTATTACTGTGTTCATTTCCTGAACCTCAAAGCTATTAAGATATGGCTGAGTTAAGCAGGCTTCAGCTCCTTTGATTATATGTGGCAGACTTGGCACTTTCTGGGGACAGAGGTCATTGCAAGGGGCTGCTAGGAATTTAGAATTCTCAATGCCAGCTATCTGCATCCAGGAGGCCGGTGGGTGTCTGGATGTCCAGAAGGGACCTAGGTTTTTGTCAGGAAGGACTGGGTAAAGATTAGAGAACGGGAGGAGCACGTGTGGGCTGCAGGAGCACATGCAGGAAGGGGGACCAGGCCTGCCTGACCTTCCCCTGCCATTGGGTTTGCAGTTGAACAAGCTACAAAGGCTCCTGGAAGGGGACAGTGAGCGGGAAGCGGGGAAGGAGCTGAAGGCTAGCCAGCTGGGCCTGCAGCTGGGCATCATCCGGTGAGACGCTCACCCTGTGCGCCCCCGTCCTGGCGTCCTGTGTTCCCCAGCCGGGAGGTGGTGGCAGCCCTCACTTTTCTCCTGCCCTGCTTTGACTGCTCTCTTTGACCTGGGTCATACCTGTTCTTCAGATTGCCAAATCTAGTTCAAGGAACTGGCAGGAGTCCCTCAGGTTCCTAAAACAGCTCACAAGCAGGGCTTCGATGGCACAAGGCTCCTCCCACTGTCCTGGGGGGAGATCCAGCTCCAGTTCCTCAGAGCTCCTCTGTGCAGGGCCCTGTCCCACTGCCCAGACACCTCGGATCAACACACTGGGCAGCTCCTGGGGCAGAAGCAGGGCCTGTCAGGGGCAGCGAGCGGGCCTCCTTCATccccctgcagccccagggacCAGGCTCTGTGCTGCTGAGCTCGGGTCTCTGGTCTGGCCCTGGAGCTAGGTGGGCTCTTATGCATCACAGAGTCACTGTGGCTGACATTGAGAAGGAGCTGGCTGAGCTGAGGGAGAGCCAGGAAAGAGGCAAGACTGCCATGGAGAACTCGGTCTCGGAAGCCTCGCTTTACCTGCAGGACCAGGTAAGGAACTGGTGCTCCTCGACTCCAGGGACAAAACACCCTTGGCTATAGACAGCTCTCTCACTGCCAAGCCTTCAGGTCCCCTGAGCATGTGTAGGGAGGTGACTGTGTCTAGGATCCAGCCTCCTCCCAAAGCAGAACCGACTTGGGCCACAGGTGACAGGCAAGGGCATTCCAGGGCAATGTGAGAGCCCGTGCACCTCCCACCCATCTGCTTTCCCTGTCCTTTTCCATTATATGATTCACATATGAAATCTGAACAAGGTAGTCGGGCACAGTAGCACACGCCTATAAtacctgtggctcaggaggctgaggcaagaggatcacagattggaggccagcttcagcaatttagcaagaccttcagaaatttagcaagaccctatcttaaaatttaaaaaatgcagcaTAGTGGAGGGGCACCCCTGGGTTTCAGTacccaaataataataaagtgaacTGGGTATTTGGTAATGCACTCACAAGTTGTGCAACCACGACCACAATCCAATTCCAAGACATTTCATCACTGCCCAAAGAGGCTTTAATCCTGTTGGCAATCTCTCTCCGCCGCACCCCATGACACACACACCATCCCCAGGCCCTGATGGCCactcatctgctttctgtcttttgAGAATTTCCTCTTCTGGAcattcatttcatagaaaaaaaatcttgtaatAAGTGGtcttttgcatctggcttcttgTCCTGAGTGGTGTGTCAAGGTCTGTCCGTGTTGCACGGAGTAGTACTTGACTCTTTATGACTCGGTGGCTATACCACTGCCTACCTATTCATCAGGTGAAGAACATTTGGGTGGTTTCCACCTTTTGGCAATTAGAATGAACACTGCTTTGAACATTCACGTACAAGTTTTTATGTGGATATGatctcatttctcttggatacACACCTATGAGTGGAATTGCAGGGTCATAGGACAACTTTAATCATTTGAGGGTctgatttccaaagtgactgcaccatttGACATGCCTCCTAGCCATGTTGAGAGGGTTCCACTTTCTCCCTGTCCTCactaacacttgttattttctatcttttaattCTAGCCATCCTAGAgggtgtgaagtggtatttcatcttgggtttgatttgcatttcccagatgaCTACTGATGCTGAGCACCTTTTTGTGTGCTTTTTGACTACTGTATGCCTTCTTGAGAGATAAGGTATACAAATGTCTACTCAAATCCTCTGTCCATTTTTACACCAAGTTGTTGTTGAGTTCTGTGAGTtcttttacatattctggatatcagGCTTACCTGATATATGacttgcaaacattttcttctactctgcaggatgtcttttcactttcttttctcatttttgtggtgctggggatggatcccagggcctcacatgccaggcaagagccctcccaccgagctacaccccagcctcaCTTTCTCCATGGTGAGTGTCTACCTTTGAATCTTGAATGATACTGTCGTTGTTTTCAGACCTGGGATCAGCCCTCTGAGTACTCACGGAAAAGCCACTGGGCCCAGGGATTCTGGTCAGGACCCCTCGTGTGCCTTGAGTCGTGTTACTTTCTCTCTTCCCAGCTGTTGGTGCAGTGGCATCTACCATTCAAGACTGAGCCAACTATCCCATGTGGGGCCGAGAGTGTACAAAGTCACCTGCTGGCCCAAAGTTCATGTCTGAGCTTGGCAACCAGCAGGGACCTCCCCGGGCACACTTTGGAGAGAAGCCACCCCTGGTTGGCCCAGTTCCCTGTGCAGACTGCCCTGGAGGCAGACCTTCCTCATTCCAGCCTCTGGCCCTCGGCCTTCCTACCTGTCTCTGAGCCCCGTCCTGCTCTCTCAAGCCGTCTTTGTTCTGGAGTGTCCTTCTGGGTCTTATTTACCTAGAGAGCTGCTTTATGTTCTTCAAGGCTTCACTGAGATACCCATTTTTCTGGGACTGCTCCTTTTCTCTTTGAGAATGATCCTGTCCTTGTGCATTCCAGTGGCCCTGTTATGTGCTGGCCTCAGCAAAGGCCCTAGTTACAAGTCCTGTTTGCTCAGGCAAAGGGAGATGCACTGAGTGTGCACAGGGAGCTGGGGAGAGGGGATATCCGGGCCACAGCAGGCAGTTTGGGGTGTCTTCCCATGCCTGATTTTCTGCACATGTGTGTCCCTTTCCTCGCCCATCCCTCCCAGCTGCCCCACCTCTCTTTCATTCTGCTCCCAAGCAACTTGTCTGTCTCTTACACATGGTCCCAAATGGCTGTCCTGAGCCCTGCAGTTTTTCCACTTTGTTGCCCACTCTTTTTGAGTCAGGCAATAAGTCGTGGGCCTTTGGTCAATCCAGGTTGGTGCCCTTGAATCAGTGCTCTGCCCAGGCCCAATCATTAGCAGTGACAAGCTGGACCAAGGGCTACAGAGGAAAGCAGCAGGGCCAGGCCAAGCAGCTCTCCCTGGAAGGGGCCTGCACCCCCAGACCCCGAGAGGCCCCTGAAGCACTGTCTGCACCGTCACATCCCTTTACTTAGTATGCACATGCTTGGACACGGCACAGGCAAGTGTACCattcacatccccatccccaagCAACCTGGCTGCCACCAGAGGGCTAGGAGTGTCTGTGGTCTACGGGTCAGCTAGTGAAGTACATACATCACTTTAGGATTTagctagagggctggggagatagctcagttggtagagtgcctgccttgctaAGCGataggaccctgggttcaaaccccagcactgtaaaaaaaaaaaaaagtaggatttAGCTAGACTGGAGAAAGATCTGGAAACCTCCCTTCTGCAAGTGCTTtattcaattgaatttttatttttggtggtactagggattgaactggggcactctaccactgcattatactcccagccctttttaaaaatatttcatcttaagacaagtttcactaagttgctgagcctggcctcaaacttgcaatcttcctgtttccactcctgagttcctgggatgacagatgtggCCACCGCACCTAGCTACCAGTGCTTTATTTGGCATTCAGGCTGCCCCCAAGGAGAGCCTGTTCACTGGGTGATGGACAGAGAGGGGGCGCCTGCTGAGCTCTGTACACTCTGCAAGGCTGCCCTCTGTCAGGAAAGGGCAGGAAGCATCACACTAGCACCGGTCGTCTGAGCAGAACATGGCTGTGACCGTCTGCCTTCCCCCATGTTTCTCCTACACCCAGTTAGACAAGCTCAGGACAATCATCGAGAGTATgctgtcctcctcctccaccctgctGTCCATGAGCATGACCCCACACAAGCCTCTGACTTCCCTGGCACCTGGCCAGATTGACCCCCAAGCTACCTGTCCAGCTTGCAGCCTGGACCTGAGCCATCA
Proteins encoded in this region:
- the LOC124980082 gene encoding uncharacterized protein LOC124980082 is translated as MLIHARWHQATLIHTRWHQATLIHTRWQQATLIHTGWHQATLIHTGWHQATLIHARWHQATLINTRWHQTTLIHTRCHQATLIHARWHQTTLIHARWHQTMLIHARWQQTTLLHARWHRTTLIHARWHQATLIHARWHRTTQIHVRWHNTMLIHARWHQAKLIHIRWHHATLIHATWHQITLIHARWHQTTLIHARWHQTTLIDARWHQAKLIHTRWHQTTLIHARWHQSKLIHARWHDATLIHCKGQQAKLIHARWHYTTLIHARRHQATLIHTGWHQATLIHSGWHHATLIHSGWHQATLIYTRCHQATLIRTGWHQAMLIHSRWHHTTLIHTGWHQATLINAGWHQATLLHSRWHHATLIHAGWHHATLIHTGWHHATLIHSGWHHATLIHSGWHQATLIHSGWHHATLIYTWWHHATLIHTGWNHATLIHTGWNHATLIYTGSHQATLIHSGWHQAMLINAGGHHATLIHSGWHQATLIHSGWNHATLIYTGWHHATLIHTGWNHATLIHTGWHHATLIHTGWHHATLIYSGWHHATLINSGWNHATLIHTRWHQATLIHSGWHHATLIHSGWHHATLIYTGWHQATLINAGWHQTTLIHAGWHQATLIHTGRHQVTLIHARWHQATLIHSGRHQATLIHSGWHHATLINARWHQTTLIHSGWHQATLINSGWHHATLINARWHQTTLIHSGWHQATLIHSGWHHATLIYTGWHHATLIYSGWHHATLINSGWHQATLIHSGWHHTTLINAGWHQATLINAGWHQATLIHTGWHQATLIHSGWHRTTLIYIRCHQATLIYTGWHHASLIHSGWHQATLIHSRWHQATLIHSRWHHATLIYTGWHQATLIHAGWHHTTLINAGWHQATLINAGWHQATLIHSGWHQATLIHSRWHQATLIHSRWHHATLIYTGWHQATLIHAGWHQATLIHSGWHQATLIHSRWHHATLIRTGWHQATLILSGWHHATLIYPGWHHATLIYAGWHHTTLIHSGWHHATLIHTGWHHATLIYTGWHHTTLIHSGWHQVTLIHSRWHHATLIYTGWHHATLIYTGWHRATLTYTGWHRATLIHSWWHHATLIYTWRHHATLIYTGQHQATLIHSRWHHATLIYTGWHHATLIYTGWHRATLTYTGWHRATLIHSWWHHATLIYTWRHHATLIYTGQHQATLIHSRWHHATLIYTGQHQATLIHSRWHHATLIHTGWHYTTLIHSRRDHATLIHSGRHHATLIHSGWNHATLIHTGWHQATLIHTGWHHATLIHAGWHQATLIHSGWHHATLIHSRWHHATLIHAGWHHTTLIHAGLHQATLIHAGWHHATLILAGWHQATLIHSGWHHATLIYAGWHHTTLIHSG
- the Qrich2 gene encoding glutamine-rich protein 2 isoform X2, with translation MRQRGLAPPGMVQHGFMQPGMGQRGFVPYGVDQRGFAQLGAGQFGTGQPGTGQRVSLQPSTEPRGLVQPGVYMSGLAQPREHPPGLVQPDAYPPGFFQPGVYPGGLAQPAAYPRGVGPPGREPRGQVSSLLPSRGLASPGTYQRGLTHPGSDQRGRAPDQQLSVSSGPDLQGQVYPRAAQQGRAYSVSGPGYPGIGPHDQEYLDPNRTSDSQQPGHPAQMAPVQEVPSFASQEDSERSEAHSERRESLEKLAPNFPMAVETFRLMGEIISLYVELKERMKDLDEEKAGHTDLEKIQYLLALMVQKTIPPDLQEQLKSLKALAKEVRQERAQLNKLQRLLEGDSEREAGKELKASQLGLQLGIIRVTVADIEKELAELRESQERGKTAMENSVSEASLYLQDQLDKLRTIIESMLSSSSTLLSMSMTPHKPLTSLAPGQIDPQATCPACSLDLSHQVSMLVQRYEQLQDMVNNLAASRPSKKAKLQSQDEELLGHVQSAILQVQGDCEKLNITTSNLIEDHQQKQKDIDMLYQGLEKLEKEKANREHLEMGIDVKADKSALAAKVSRVRFDATTEQLTHMMQELMTKMSGQEQDWQKMLDKLLVEMDSKLDRLELDPVKHLLEDRWRSLRKQLKERPPLYQADEAAVMRRQLLAHFHCLSCDRPLETPVTGQMIPVIPVGPGLPGHRSVRPYTIFELEQVRQQSRNPKLGSTFGRGDLSLVERSAGRLRTMHSKMLMDIEKVQIHFGGSVKASSQMIHELLQAQGLTSPCYKRVPDAMVDYTYSTVPRRCGGSHTLTYPYRRSRQQHLSQGLYAPEEIQLAMKHDEVDILGLDGHIYKGRMDTRLPGILNKDSEYAGSPEVPQGPCLSPKGHPSPGRSGMPWATRLWVPAFSVSLPPDVQVSPKVTR
- the Qrich2 gene encoding glutamine-rich protein 2 isoform X3, whose amino-acid sequence is MRQRGLAPPGMVQHGFMQPGMGQRGFVPYGVDQRGFAQLGAGQFGTGQPGTGQRVSLQPSTEPRGLVQPGVYMSGLAQPREHPPGLVQPDAYPPGFFQPGVYPGGLAQPAAYPRGVGPPGREPRGQVSSLLPSRGLASPGTYQRGLTHPGSDQRGRAPDQQLSVSSGPDLQGQVYPRAAQQGRAYSVSGPGYPGIGPHDQEYLDPNRTSDSQQPGHPAQMAPVQEVPSFASQEDSERSEAHSERRESLEKLAPNFPMAVETFRLMGEIISLYVELKERMKDLDEEKAGHTDLEKIQYLLALMVQKTIPPDLQEQLKSLKALAKEVRQERAQLNKLQRLLEGDSEREAGKELKASQLGLQLGIIRVTVADIEKELAELRESQERGKTAMENSVSEASLYLQDQLDKLRTIIESMLSSSSTLLSMSMTPHKPLTSLAPGQIDPQATCPACSLDLSHQVSMLVQRYEQLQDMVNNLAASRPSKKAKLQSQDEELLGHVQSAILQVQGDCEKLNITTSNLIEDHQQKQKDIDMLYQGLEKLEKEKANREHLEMGIDVKADKSALAAKVSRVRFDATTEQLTHMMQELMTKMSGQEQDWQKMLDKLLVEMDSKLDRLELDPVKHLLEDRWRSLRKQLKERPPLYQADEAAVMRRQLLAHFHCLSCDRPLETPVTGQMIPVIPVGPGLPGHRSVRPYTIFELEQVRQQSRNPKLGSTFGRGDLSLVERSAGRLRTMHSKMLMDIEKVQIHFGGSVKASSQMIHELLQAQGLTSPCYKRVPDAMVDYTYSTVPRRCGGSHTLTYPYRRSRQQHLSQGLYAPEEIQLAMKHDEVDILGLDGHIYKGRMDTRLPGILNKDNVQVSPKVTSKTLSLSDLPQP